ATCGAAGGCGTCGTGCACGAGGGCCGCAACGAGCTCATGGACCGCTGGAAATCGGTCTATGCGCAGAAGACGGATGCGCGCACGCTCGCCGACGTAATCCCCAATGCGGACGTGTTCCTCGGCCTCTCGGCTGGCGGCGTCCTCAAGAAGGAGCTGCTCGCCCAGATGGCGCCGCGCCCGCTGATCATGGCGCTCGCCAATCCCTATCCCGAGATCATGCCGGAGGAGGCGGAAGCCGCCCGGCCCGACGCGATGATCTGCACCGGCCGGTCCGACTATCCGAACCAGGTCAACAACGTCCTGTGCTTCCCCTACATCTTCCGCGGCGCGCTCGACGTGCAGGCGACCACGATCAACGAGGAGATGAAGGCCGCCGCCGTGAAGGCCATCGCCGGGCTGGCCCGCGAGGCCCCGTCCGAGGTGGTGGCGCGCGCCTATGGCGGCGAGGCGCATCCCTTCGGCCGCAAGTCCCTGATCCCGAGCCCGTTCGATCCGCGCCTCATTCTCCGCATCGCCCCGGCGGTCGCCAAGGCGGCGATGGATTCCGGCGTCGCGAAGCGGCCCCTGGCGGATCTGGAAGCCTATGCGGAATCCCTCGGCCGCTTCGTCTTCCGCTCCGGCTTCATCATGAAGCCGCTGTTTTCGCAGGCGAAGGCAGCACCCAAGCGTGTGATCTATGCGGAGGGCGAGGACGAGCGCGTGCTGCGCGCCGTGCAGGTCATCGTCGAGGAAGGCATCGCCAAGCCGATCCTGATCGGGCGCCCGAACGTCGTCGAGGCGCGCATGAAGCGCTTCGGCCTGTCGATGGAGATCGGGCGGCATTTCGAGCTGGTGAACCCGGAGGACGACCCGCGCTACCGCGACTACGTCGCCACTTACGTCGAGGCGGCCGGCCGCAAGGGCATCACGCCCGATGCGGCGCGGACGCTGGTGCGCACCAACAACACCGTCATCGGTGCGCTCGCGGTGAGGCGAGGGGATGCGGATGCGCTGATCTGCGGGCTCGAGGGCCGCTTCCAGTCCCGCCTCAAGCACATCAAGGACATTATCGGGCTCGCGCCCGGCGTGCACGAGATGGCGGCCCTGTCGCTCGTCATCACCTCGAAGGGCGCCTATTTCCTTGCCGACACGCACGTGCAGTTCGATCCGACGGCGGAGGAGATCGCCGACATGACGATCGCCTGCGCCAGCCACGTGCGGCGCTTCGGCATGGAGCCCAAGATCGCGCTCCTGTCACACTCGGATTTCGGCGGGGCGGATAGCCGCTCGGCGTTGAAGATGCGCGAGGCCCTGGCCTGCATCAACGAGCGTGCGCCGGATCTTGAAGTCGACGGCGAGATGCAGGCGGACGCAGCCCTGTCCCAGATGATCCGCGACCGGATCAACCCCAACTCGCGCCTGAAGGGCGAGGCCAACGTGCTGATCATGCCGAACCTGGACGCGGCCAACATCGCGTTCCAGTTCACGAAGGTCCTGGCGGATTCGCTCCCCGTCGGACCCATCCTCATCGGTCCGGCCAAGCCCGCCCATATCCTGACCCCGTCCGTGACGGCTCGCGGCATCGTCAACCTGACGGCCATCGCTGTCGTGGAGGCGCAGGCGGCGGAAGCGGACCAGCCGACGCTGATCTGAGGAGCGGCACGACAGGCGGCCAGCCCCACCACGTCATCACCGGGCTTGTGCCGGTGATCTCGCCGTATCGGTATGGCCGGCGCAAGGCCGGCCAT
This region of Microvirga mediterraneensis genomic DNA includes:
- a CDS encoding NADP-dependent malic enzyme, whose amino-acid sequence is MGDNISQDLKSGAMFYHQHPRPGKLEIQPTKPLGNQRDLALAYSPGVAAPCEAIAADPAEAANLTSRQNLVAVISNGTAVLGLGDIGPLASKPVMEGKAVLFKKFSGIDVFDIELAEKNVDKMVEVIAALEPTFGGINLEDIKAPECFEVEERLKARMGIPVFHDDQHGTAIIVGAAVTNALELAGKRIEDVKIVTSGAGAAALACLNLLVSLGAKRENIWVTDIEGVVHEGRNELMDRWKSVYAQKTDARTLADVIPNADVFLGLSAGGVLKKELLAQMAPRPLIMALANPYPEIMPEEAEAARPDAMICTGRSDYPNQVNNVLCFPYIFRGALDVQATTINEEMKAAAVKAIAGLAREAPSEVVARAYGGEAHPFGRKSLIPSPFDPRLILRIAPAVAKAAMDSGVAKRPLADLEAYAESLGRFVFRSGFIMKPLFSQAKAAPKRVIYAEGEDERVLRAVQVIVEEGIAKPILIGRPNVVEARMKRFGLSMEIGRHFELVNPEDDPRYRDYVATYVEAAGRKGITPDAARTLVRTNNTVIGALAVRRGDADALICGLEGRFQSRLKHIKDIIGLAPGVHEMAALSLVITSKGAYFLADTHVQFDPTAEEIADMTIACASHVRRFGMEPKIALLSHSDFGGADSRSALKMREALACINERAPDLEVDGEMQADAALSQMIRDRINPNSRLKGEANVLIMPNLDAANIAFQFTKVLADSLPVGPILIGPAKPAHILTPSVTARGIVNLTAIAVVEAQAAEADQPTLI